From the Telopea speciosissima isolate NSW1024214 ecotype Mountain lineage chromosome 9, Tspe_v1, whole genome shotgun sequence genome, the window AGACAAAGGGatgcctgcaactcatcttccccaatcaaaattggggaagatgagttacaggtgttttttttttttcttttctttgtaaggACAATGTCATTGGTTTAAGTCtgatttttaacagtgttagtcatgaactgacgaaatggacttatttgttaccgtttgcaaacctcagggggatacgcaaaatttttcaaaactgagaaatgaaaatatcctttcatcaaacttcaagggtgatatgtgtaaatttttctttaaaatttgacaaatgaCTAATCTAGATCATGAGCTATTAAATAGTCAAAATTCTTACATCAACTTTCCACAAGCCACAATGATCATACATGCTTTCATAAGCTTATCAAAACGAACGGCTAAGATgagctttttttttccttgtttaaattacaattttgctaCATAACTAGTGTAGGACCGTAGGTGCTTCATCAATTCAGGAGTCATTATTCAATTGCCAAATCACTTgtatagtcttctatatatAATATTCCATGTTCAACCCTCTTATTCATGTCAATTCCAAACCCATTCTGCAACCTCTTGCTGGTTCCCACTTCAATCCTAAATTCCACTTGAGCTCTCTCCCATTACGTCCTTGATAAAGCATCCAAGAGAAGTAAATGAAGATCCATCGTCCATCAAagccctctttctcttctccattattTCCTTGACCCTCATCCTCACCTCACAATGGGAATCCATCAAACGCGACACCCCTCTCTCCACCTCCTCTGCCGTCACCAAATCACCTCCTCCCCTATAATCCAACCTCAACTCCACCACTAACCCACCTAACTCCCTTACCATCTCAAACGCATTCAGATGCTGCTCCGCATACAAAGGCCATGCTGCGATTGGCACACCAAAACACAAGCTCTCCAATATCGAGTTCCAACCACAATGAGACACGAATCCACCTATCGCACGGTGGGCCAGCACAGCCGTCTGTGGAACCCACCCGCACACCAACCCTCTTCCCTCCGTCCGATCTAAGAATCCCTCAGGCAGTACCTCTCCGGTGTTCTCATAATCGGTCGGCGACGCAAGCTTATCCTTCTCCGGTTGCCGACGTAGGCACCACAAGAAACGGTGCCCGCTCCGCTCAAGCCCAAGGGCAATCTCCTTCACCTGCGCTGCACCGAAACTTCCTCTGCTTCCGAAGCACAGGAAAACCACAGACGATGGTGGCTGATCGTCCAGCCACCCCTTGATGCTTTCTTCCAACCGGGTCTGATTATGAACCTGACCGTGCAGATCAATTAACGGCCCAACCGGGTACACCGGAGGTGCTCGGATTCGACCACCGGAGAACGAGTTGAGCGCGGTGGGCTCGAGCTCGGCGAATGTATTTACGATAATACCCTTCGCTTCTTTAAACCTTCGGCCGTGGTAGACATACCAGTCGTAGCCGTCGTTCTTTTTGCTCCACAGTGGCAACGGCAACACAGAGGGGGGAACTGGGTTAGTGAAATTCGGAATACTCAACTCTGTGACCGAGTCTTTAAAATCGGTGTCGATCTGGTTGTGGAGTTCAGGGAGGTGGAGGAAGAGACCGAGCAGGCCAGCAGTGGAGGTGAAG encodes:
- the LOC122639762 gene encoding anthocyanidin 3-O-glucosyltransferase 2-like, with amino-acid sequence MKQRAELVFIPAMGIGHLVPMMEFAKRLLDRDDRFSITVLVIKSLSVSDFTSYTDSLADSLPRLRFIHLPNLDPPPSSSNLRTRESIVSVLVETHKPLVKQTISNLFLSDSDSESVPTRTALAGLVIDIFCTTLIDVGNELGVPSYIFFTSTAGLLGLFLHLPELHNQIDTDFKDSVTELSIPNFTNPVPPSVLPLPLWSKKNDGYDWYVYHGRRFKEAKGIIVNTFAELEPTALNSFSGGRIRAPPVYPVGPLIDLHGQVHNQTRLEESIKGWLDDQPPSSVVFLCFGSRGSFGAAQVKEIALGLERSGHRFLWCLRRQPEKDKLASPTDYENTGEVLPEGFLDRTEGRGLVCGWVPQTAVLAHRAIGGFVSHCGWNSILESLCFGVPIAAWPLYAEQHLNAFEMVRELGGLVVELRLDYRGGGDLVTAEEVERGVSRLMDSHCEVRMRVKEIMEKRKRALMDDGSSFTSLGCFIKDVMGESSSGI